One window of the Shimwellia blattae DSM 4481 = NBRC 105725 genome contains the following:
- a CDS encoding transketolase family protein, with product MIKTVAPGGTDAIEMRNVYAGFIARQIEDDHRIIALEVDLMSSMAMDSVQQRYPEQVINCGIMEASVIGTAAGLALAGYRPFVHTFSAFASRRCFDQLFMSLDYQRNNVKVIASDAGVTACHNGGTHMSFEDMGIVRGLAHAVVMEMTDAVMFRAILHQLVSLEGFYWVRTIRKQAASVYAPGSDFTIGKGNVVRDGDNITLIACGIMVKEALEAAEQLAREGISAAVIDMFTLKPVDQALIVQYAQKTGRIVTCENHSICNGLGSAVAEVLVEHCPVPVRRVGVKGRYGQVGTQPFLQETYGLTARDIYQAARSLL from the coding sequence GAGATGCGTAACGTGTATGCCGGGTTTATTGCCCGGCAAATTGAGGACGACCACCGTATTATCGCCCTTGAAGTGGATCTGATGAGTTCAATGGCCATGGATAGCGTGCAGCAGCGCTATCCGGAGCAGGTGATCAACTGTGGCATTATGGAGGCCAGTGTTATCGGTACTGCGGCAGGGCTGGCGCTGGCCGGTTACCGGCCATTTGTCCATACCTTCAGTGCGTTTGCCAGCCGGCGATGTTTTGATCAGTTGTTTATGTCGCTGGATTATCAGCGTAATAACGTCAAAGTTATCGCCTCTGATGCAGGAGTAACCGCCTGCCATAACGGCGGCACGCATATGTCATTTGAGGATATGGGCATTGTGCGCGGGCTGGCCCATGCGGTGGTGATGGAGATGACCGACGCGGTGATGTTTCGCGCCATCCTGCACCAGCTTGTGTCTCTTGAGGGGTTTTACTGGGTACGCACCATCCGCAAACAGGCGGCGTCTGTCTATGCCCCCGGTAGCGACTTTACCATCGGCAAGGGCAACGTGGTGCGGGATGGCGATAACATCACTCTGATTGCCTGCGGGATCATGGTAAAAGAGGCGCTGGAGGCCGCAGAGCAACTGGCCCGCGAGGGGATTAGTGCGGCAGTTATCGATATGTTTACCCTCAAGCCTGTCGACCAGGCGCTGATTGTGCAGTACGCACAAAAAACCGGCCGGATAGTCACCTGTGAAAACCACAGTATCTGTAACGGGCTGGGATCGGCGGTGGCTGAAGTGCTGGTGGAGCATTGCCCGGTACCGGTGCGCCGGGTTGGGGTGAAAGGTCGCTATGGTCAGGTGGGCACCCAGCCATTCCTGCAGGAGACGTATGGCCTCACCGCCCGGGATATTTACCAGGCTGCACGCAGCCTGCTTTAA
- a CDS encoding MarR family winged helix-turn-helix transcriptional regulator translates to MTLFDTLERLANLQMMAFYRNPQLKALPAVQIQILYYLSRCNDYSNTPGAVAGYLGLTKGTISQSLGRLERNGWLEKHGDPRDKRLVRLVPTPQARQALASALDASSLAQAQPRLPAGGAELEHQLQLLLRDIQQQQGERIYGECRYCRFHQQQDGQRHCGLTGDPLTAENSRQICREFAR, encoded by the coding sequence ATGACCCTGTTTGATACCCTGGAGCGGCTGGCAAATCTGCAAATGATGGCCTTCTACCGCAACCCGCAACTTAAGGCATTACCGGCCGTTCAGATCCAGATCCTCTACTATCTGAGCCGCTGCAACGACTATTCCAACACCCCGGGAGCTGTTGCCGGGTATCTGGGACTGACGAAAGGCACTATATCCCAGTCACTGGGGCGCCTGGAGCGTAACGGCTGGCTGGAAAAACATGGCGATCCCCGGGACAAGCGCCTGGTGCGCCTGGTGCCAACTCCGCAGGCGCGTCAGGCGCTTGCCAGCGCGCTGGATGCCTCATCCCTGGCGCAGGCCCAGCCACGGCTCCCCGCAGGCGGTGCCGAGCTGGAGCACCAGCTACAGCTGCTGCTGCGTGACATTCAGCAACAGCAGGGAGAGCGGATTTACGGTGAGTGTCGCTACTGCCGGTTTCACCAGCAGCAGGATGGTCAGCGCCACTGCGGGCTTACCGGTGATCCGCTGACAGCAGAAAACAGCCGCCAGATCTGCCGGGAGTTTGCCCGCTAA
- a CDS encoding M20 family metallopeptidase, translated as MDLNHYFAELRQLVNVDCGTHTLAGVAEVAGIMAGLWREQGWQVDKVDLGPQAGPGLLVTNKPGASQYDVLLVGHLDTVFPEGTVAQRPFSQDDTRAYGPGVSDMKSGLLNILWAIRGLAPEHQQRLSIAVAMNPDEETGSVHSHQWIGELAKRSRVVLVCEAARADGSLVKARKGMAGYHLHFSGVAAHAGNEPEKGRSAITALAQAVLAINALGNPELGTTLNIGVVSGGSAANVVPDSATAELDVRFWDNNEYQRVNSQLSALCQQGFLDEVTTTLKPVNHKPAMAASADTQGLMALVEQAGQQEGVPVTWQAVGGGSDANHTAALGIPTLDGFGPVGAGFHSPAEYLEIASIEPRIRLLRRVIASL; from the coding sequence ATGGATCTGAACCACTATTTCGCCGAACTGCGCCAGCTGGTCAATGTAGACTGTGGCACCCATACGCTTGCCGGGGTCGCGGAAGTTGCCGGGATCATGGCCGGGCTGTGGCGCGAGCAGGGCTGGCAGGTTGATAAGGTCGATCTGGGCCCCCAGGCAGGCCCGGGGCTGCTGGTCACCAATAAACCCGGGGCCAGCCAGTATGATGTGCTGCTCGTCGGCCACCTGGATACGGTGTTCCCGGAAGGCACCGTGGCTCAGCGCCCTTTCAGCCAGGATGACACCCGGGCATACGGGCCCGGCGTTTCCGATATGAAAAGCGGCCTGCTGAATATTCTGTGGGCCATTCGCGGCCTTGCCCCGGAGCACCAGCAGCGGTTGTCCATTGCGGTGGCCATGAACCCTGATGAAGAGACCGGCTCCGTACACTCCCACCAGTGGATCGGCGAGCTGGCAAAGCGCTCCCGGGTGGTCCTGGTGTGTGAAGCGGCCCGGGCAGACGGCTCCCTGGTCAAGGCCCGTAAGGGAATGGCCGGTTACCATCTGCACTTTTCCGGCGTGGCGGCCCACGCGGGCAACGAGCCGGAAAAAGGCCGCTCGGCCATTACCGCTCTGGCGCAGGCGGTGCTCGCCATTAATGCGCTGGGCAACCCGGAGCTGGGCACCACGCTGAATATTGGCGTTGTCAGCGGCGGCAGTGCGGCGAACGTGGTTCCGGACAGCGCCACGGCGGAGCTGGATGTGCGCTTCTGGGATAATAACGAATACCAGCGCGTCAATAGCCAGCTCAGCGCCCTGTGCCAGCAGGGGTTCCTTGACGAGGTCACCACTACCCTGAAACCCGTTAACCACAAACCGGCTATGGCGGCCAGCGCCGATACTCAGGGGCTGATGGCACTGGTTGAGCAGGCGGGCCAGCAGGAAGGCGTGCCGGTCACCTGGCAGGCCGTGGGTGGCGGCAGCGACGCCAACCACACCGCCGCACTCGGGATCCCGACCCTCGACGGGTTTGGCCCGGTAGGTGCCGGGTTCCACAGCCCGGCGGAATACCTGGAGATTGCCTCCATTGAGCCGCGTATCCGCCTGCTGCGCCGGGTGATTGCCTCCCTGTAA
- a CDS encoding YjiG family protein: MSQPASNPVVTDIFVAGARKGWNIATTSTLPNVVMAFIIIKALEITGTLKIMGMIFAPVMGLFGLPGEAAAVLMGGWMSMGGAIGVAIGLFDKGILTGEHLAILAPAIYLMGSQVQYLGRILGVVGTPAKRIPLMIVISIINAFLAMLLMRIIL, from the coding sequence ATGAGCCAGCCTGCCAGTAACCCGGTCGTTACCGATATCTTTGTCGCCGGTGCCCGCAAAGGGTGGAATATTGCCACCACCAGCACCCTGCCTAACGTGGTCATGGCTTTTATTATTATCAAGGCGCTGGAAATTACCGGCACCCTGAAAATCATGGGGATGATTTTTGCCCCTGTGATGGGGCTGTTTGGCCTGCCCGGGGAGGCAGCCGCCGTGCTGATGGGGGGATGGATGTCCATGGGCGGGGCGATTGGCGTTGCCATCGGCCTGTTTGATAAGGGCATTCTTACCGGTGAACATCTGGCCATCCTCGCCCCGGCCATCTACCTGATGGGCTCTCAGGTTCAGTACCTGGGGCGCATCCTGGGGGTTGTCGGCACGCCAGCTAAACGCATCCCGCTGATGATAGTCATTTCGATTATTAACGCATTTCTCGCCATGCTGCTGATGCGCATCATTCTCTGA
- a CDS encoding nucleoside recognition domain-containing protein — translation MDNQYKLPQEDRPGPGAYFTLIFAAVFFSGLLSGNNWYGVFDFTTLNGAFGRVVGSASLNGDTLATTTSTFRGAGGNGAMDGFLFALGLIPGVMFALGTINVLEHYGALRAARRLLTPLLRPLLGISGTAGLALIGSLQSTDVGASLTRNLADEGQITADERDVFAMFQFSAGAMITNFFSSGAILFTLMLADGSSAVPTSIGACICVMFLMKIVGANILRLVLKLQRRRSPAPESAEGEA, via the coding sequence ATGGATAATCAGTACAAACTACCACAGGAAGACCGGCCAGGGCCGGGAGCCTACTTTACGCTGATTTTTGCGGCGGTCTTTTTTTCCGGCCTGCTCAGTGGCAACAACTGGTACGGCGTGTTTGACTTTACCACCCTGAACGGCGCCTTTGGCCGGGTGGTGGGGAGCGCCTCACTGAACGGTGATACCCTGGCAACCACCACCAGCACCTTCCGCGGCGCGGGCGGTAATGGCGCAATGGATGGTTTTCTGTTTGCGCTGGGGCTTATTCCCGGGGTGATGTTCGCGCTGGGCACCATTAACGTGCTTGAGCACTATGGTGCACTGCGCGCCGCCCGCCGCCTGCTTACCCCACTGCTGCGCCCGCTGCTGGGCATTTCCGGCACTGCGGGTCTTGCGCTGATAGGCAGCCTGCAAAGTACCGATGTGGGCGCATCACTCACCCGTAACCTTGCGGATGAAGGGCAAATCACCGCCGATGAGCGCGACGTTTTCGCCATGTTCCAGTTTTCCGCCGGGGCGATGATCACCAACTTTTTCTCCTCCGGGGCCATTCTGTTCACCCTGATGCTGGCAGACGGCTCCAGCGCAGTGCCCACCTCCATCGGCGCCTGTATTTGCGTCATGTTTCTGATGAAAATTGTCGGTGCCAATATCCTGCGCCTGGTCCTGAAACTGCAACGCCGCCGTAGCCCTGCCCCTGAATCTGCCGAAGGAGAAGCCTGA
- the pta gene encoding phosphate acetyltransferase, whose protein sequence is MSRTIMLIPTGTSVGLTSVSLGVIRAMEHKGVRLSVFKPIAQPRSGSEGLDQTTAIIRATSKLPTAEPLQMSHVESLLSGNQKDVLMEEIIANYHANTKDAEVVLVEGLVPTRKHQFAQSLNYEIAKTLNAEIVFVMSQGTDTQEQLKERIELTRNSFGGSKNTSITGVIVNKLNAPVDEQGRTRPDLSEIFDDSSKAKVVHIDAQQLKDSSPLPILGCIPWSFDLIATRAIDMAHHLNATIINEGDIKTRRVKSVTFCARSIPHMLEHFRPGSLLVTSADRPDVLVAACLAAMNGVEIGALLLTGGYEMDERINKLCERAFATGLPVFMVNTNTWQTSLSLQSFNLEVPVDDHARIEKVQEYVASFVSSEWINTLSAHSEGSRRLSPPAFRYQLTELARKAGKRVVLPEGDEPRTIKAAAICAERGIATCVLLGNPDEVNRVAASQGVELGAGIEIVDPDVVRESYVPRLVELRKNKGMTEAVAREQLEDNVVLGTLMLEQDEVDGLVSGAVHTTANTIRPPLQLIKTAPGSSLVSSVFFMLLPEQVYVYGDCAINPDPTAEQLAEIAIQSADSAKAFGIEPRVAMMSYSTGNSGAGSDVEKVREATRLAQEKRPDLMIDGPLQYDAAVMADVAKSKAPNSPVAGRATVFIFPDLNTGNTTYKAVQRSADLISIGPMLQGMRKPVNDLSRGALVDDIVYTIALTAIQATM, encoded by the coding sequence GTGTCCCGTACTATTATGCTTATTCCTACCGGAACCAGCGTAGGCCTGACCAGTGTCAGCCTGGGCGTGATCCGCGCTATGGAACACAAAGGCGTTCGTCTGAGCGTTTTCAAACCTATCGCTCAGCCACGTAGCGGTAGTGAAGGTCTGGATCAGACCACTGCCATTATCCGTGCGACATCTAAACTGCCGACCGCTGAGCCGCTGCAGATGTCCCACGTTGAATCTCTGCTGTCCGGCAACCAGAAAGATGTGCTGATGGAAGAGATCATCGCCAACTACCACGCGAACACCAAAGACGCGGAAGTGGTACTGGTTGAAGGCCTGGTGCCGACCCGTAAACATCAGTTCGCCCAGTCTCTGAACTATGAAATCGCCAAAACCCTGAACGCCGAAATCGTATTCGTGATGTCCCAGGGCACCGATACTCAGGAACAGCTGAAAGAGCGTATCGAGCTGACCCGCAACAGTTTTGGCGGCAGCAAAAACACCAGCATTACCGGTGTTATCGTCAACAAGCTGAATGCCCCGGTTGACGAGCAGGGCCGTACCCGCCCTGACCTGTCTGAAATCTTCGACGATTCCAGCAAAGCGAAAGTGGTCCACATTGACGCTCAGCAGCTGAAAGACTCCAGCCCGCTGCCGATCCTCGGCTGCATTCCGTGGAGCTTTGATCTGATCGCGACCCGCGCTATCGATATGGCGCATCACCTGAATGCCACCATCATCAACGAAGGTGACATCAAAACCCGTCGCGTGAAATCCGTGACCTTCTGCGCCCGCAGCATCCCGCACATGCTGGAGCATTTCCGCCCGGGTTCCCTGCTGGTAACTTCCGCAGACCGTCCGGACGTGCTGGTTGCCGCCTGCCTTGCCGCCATGAACGGCGTGGAAATTGGCGCCCTGCTGCTGACCGGCGGCTACGAAATGGACGAGCGCATCAACAAACTGTGTGAACGCGCGTTCGCCACCGGCCTGCCGGTATTTATGGTTAACACCAACACCTGGCAGACCTCTCTGAGCCTGCAGAGCTTCAACCTCGAAGTACCGGTTGATGACCACGCCCGTATCGAAAAAGTACAGGAATATGTGGCCAGCTTCGTCAGCAGCGAGTGGATCAACACCCTGAGCGCTCACTCTGAAGGCAGCCGCCGTCTGTCTCCGCCTGCGTTCCGCTACCAGCTGACCGAACTGGCCCGTAAAGCCGGTAAACGCGTTGTACTGCCGGAAGGCGACGAGCCGCGCACCATCAAAGCGGCTGCGATTTGTGCCGAACGCGGTATCGCGACCTGCGTACTGCTGGGTAACCCGGATGAAGTTAACCGCGTAGCTGCGTCTCAGGGCGTAGAGCTGGGTGCCGGTATCGAAATCGTTGATCCGGATGTGGTACGCGAAAGCTATGTACCGCGCCTGGTAGAACTGCGTAAAAACAAAGGGATGACCGAAGCCGTTGCCCGCGAACAGCTGGAAGACAACGTGGTTCTGGGCACCCTGATGCTGGAGCAGGACGAAGTAGACGGTCTGGTATCTGGTGCGGTTCACACCACCGCGAATACCATCCGCCCGCCGCTGCAGCTTATCAAAACTGCGCCGGGCAGCTCCCTGGTCTCTTCCGTGTTCTTTATGCTGCTGCCGGAACAGGTTTATGTGTACGGTGACTGCGCCATCAACCCGGATCCGACTGCTGAACAGCTGGCTGAGATCGCTATTCAGTCTGCCGATTCTGCCAAAGCCTTCGGCATTGAGCCGCGCGTGGCAATGATGTCCTACTCTACCGGTAATTCCGGTGCCGGTAGCGATGTCGAAAAAGTACGCGAAGCGACCCGTCTGGCTCAGGAAAAACGTCCTGACCTGATGATCGACGGCCCGCTGCAGTACGACGCGGCTGTAATGGCTGACGTAGCAAAATCCAAAGCGCCGAACTCACCGGTTGCCGGTCGCGCTACCGTGTTCATCTTCCCGGATCTGAACACCGGTAACACCACTTACAAAGCCGTACAGCGTTCTGCGGACCTGATCTCCATCGGGCCGATGCTGCAGGGTATGCGTAAGCCGGTTAACGACCTGTCCCGCGGGGCACTGGTAGACGATATCGTCTACACCATCGCGCTGACAGCGATTCAGGCAACCATGTAA
- the ackA gene encoding acetate kinase, producing MSSKLVLVLNCGSSSLKFAIIDAVNGDEYLSGLAECFHLPEARIKWKLDGNKHEAALGGGAAHSEALNFIVNTILAQKPELSAQLTAIGHRIVHGGEKYTSSVVIDESVIQGIKDAASFAPLHNPAHLIGIAEAMKSFPNLKDKNVAVFDTAFHQTMPEESYLYALPYSLYKEHSIRRYGAHGTSHFFVTQEAAKMLNKPVEELNIITCHLGNGGSVSAIRNGKCVDTSMGLTPLEGLVMGTRSGDIDPAIVFHLHDTLGMSVDQINKMLTKESGLLGLTEVTSDCRYVEDNYREKEDAKRAMDVYCHRLAKYIGAYTALMDGRLDGVVFTGGIGENAAMVRELSLGRLGVLGFEVDHERNLAARFGKSGFINKEGTTLAMVIPTNEELVIAQDASRLTA from the coding sequence CTGTCTGGTTTAGCTGAATGTTTCCATCTTCCTGAAGCCCGCATCAAGTGGAAATTAGACGGTAACAAACACGAAGCTGCCCTGGGTGGCGGTGCCGCTCACAGTGAAGCACTGAACTTTATCGTTAACACCATTCTGGCTCAGAAACCTGAACTGTCTGCGCAGCTGACCGCTATCGGTCACCGCATCGTTCACGGTGGTGAGAAATACACCAGCTCTGTGGTGATTGACGAGTCTGTTATCCAGGGTATCAAAGATGCAGCCTCTTTTGCACCGCTGCACAACCCGGCTCACCTGATCGGTATCGCAGAAGCGATGAAATCTTTCCCGAATCTGAAAGACAAAAACGTGGCTGTATTCGATACCGCGTTCCACCAGACCATGCCGGAAGAATCTTACCTGTATGCGCTGCCGTACAGCCTGTACAAAGAGCACAGCATCCGTCGCTATGGCGCACACGGCACCAGCCACTTCTTCGTGACTCAGGAAGCGGCCAAAATGCTGAACAAACCGGTTGAAGAGCTGAACATCATCACCTGCCACCTGGGCAACGGTGGTTCTGTTTCCGCTATCCGCAACGGTAAGTGCGTTGACACCTCTATGGGTCTGACCCCGCTGGAAGGCCTGGTGATGGGTACCCGTTCTGGTGATATCGATCCGGCTATCGTCTTCCACCTGCACGACACTCTGGGCATGAGCGTTGATCAGATCAACAAAATGCTGACCAAAGAGTCTGGCCTGCTGGGTCTGACCGAAGTCACCAGCGACTGCCGCTATGTTGAAGACAACTACCGCGAAAAAGAAGACGCCAAACGCGCCATGGACGTGTACTGCCACCGTCTGGCTAAATACATCGGCGCTTACACCGCGCTGATGGATGGCCGCCTGGATGGCGTGGTCTTCACCGGTGGTATCGGTGAAAACGCAGCCATGGTTCGCGAACTGTCCCTGGGCCGCCTGGGCGTGCTGGGCTTTGAAGTTGATCACGAACGTAACCTGGCTGCCCGTTTCGGCAAATCCGGTTTCATCAACAAAGAAGGCACCACCCTCGCGATGGTTATCCCGACCAACGAAGAACTGGTTATCGCTCAGGATGCTTCCCGCCTGACTGCCTGA